The Macaca nemestrina isolate mMacNem1 chromosome 12, mMacNem.hap1, whole genome shotgun sequence genome contains a region encoding:
- the LOC105464636 gene encoding LOW QUALITY PROTEIN: membrane-spanning 4-domains subfamily A member 15 (The sequence of the model RefSeq protein was modified relative to this genomic sequence to represent the inferred CDS: deleted 2 bases in 1 codon), with the protein MSTAPTSNGVFVVIPPSNASGLRPPPAILPTSMCQPPGIMQFEEPPLGAQTPRATQPPDLQPEETFLTGEPKVLGTVQILVGLIYLGFGSVLLMVRRGHVGMFFIEGGVPFWGGACFIISGSLSVAAEKNHASCLVRSSLGANILSAMAAFAGTAILLMDFGVTNWDVDRGYLAVLAIFTILEFFIAVIATHFGCQATCAQVNAPVIFLPNAFSADFNIPSPAASPPPAYDNVAYAQGVV; encoded by the exons ATGTCTACAGCTCCCACCAGCAATGGGGTGTTTGTCGTCATCCCGCCAAGCAATGCCAGTGGCCTCCGCCCACCTCCAGCCATTCTGCCCACATCCATGTGCCAACCTCCAGGGATTATGCAGTTTGAGGAGCCACCGCTGGGGGCACAGACACCAAGGGCCACACAGCCACCTGACTTACAGCCAGAGGAGACATTCCTGACAGGAGAGCCCAAAGTTTTAGGG ACGGTGCAGATCCTCGTGGGCCTCATCTACCTGGGCTTTGGCAGCGTGCTGCTCATGGTTCGCCGCGGGCATGTGGGCATGTTCTTCATCGAGGGCGGTGTCCCCTTCTGGGGAGGAGCCTGT TTCATCATCTCCGGATCCCTCTCAGTGGCAGCCGAGAAGAACCACGCCAGCTGCCTG gTGAGGAGCAGCCTGGGTGCCAACATCCTCAGCGCTATGGCGGCCTTTGCTGGGACAGCCATTCTGCTCATGGATTTTGGTGTTACTAACTGG GATGTGGACAGGGGTTATCTGGCCGTGCTTGCTATCTTCACCATCCTGGAGTTCTTCATCGCAGTCATTGCCACTCACTTCGGGTGCCAAGCCACCTGCGCCCAGGTCAACGCG CCTGTGATCTTCCTGCCAAACGCCTTCAGCGCAGACTTCAACATCCCCAGCCCGGCAGCCTCTCCACCCCCTGCCTATGACAATGTGGCA TATGCCCAAGGAGTCGTCTGA